A single Oncorhynchus mykiss isolate Arlee chromosome 24, USDA_OmykA_1.1, whole genome shotgun sequence DNA region contains:
- the tbcb gene encoding tubulin-folding cofactor B: protein MDGGVTVITNPTVSVRLTSTISSFEVNKRYNRGITIAEFKGKLEMVVGTPASSMELQLFSTTDKFMQKLDDNEALLGSYPVDDDCKIHVIDRSGAQSGEFSDLSKVEKFEIPDEVYEKRTDSVRSFMKKQRVGRFNEEETAKKEAELAAREAEEEAAAAAIGVGNRCQVQVVGLPTKIGTVMYVGTVDFKPGHWVGVKYDEPLGKHDGSVKEKRYFECENKYGAFVRPLTVTVGDFPEEDYGLDEM, encoded by the exons ATGGACGGTGGCGTGACGGTCATCACCAATCCCACAGTGTCGGTGCGGCTGACCAGTACCATCAGTTCGTTCGAGGTGAATAAACGATATAACAGGGGAATCACCATCGCCGAATTCAAG gGTAAATTGGAGATGGTTGTGGGTACCCCGGCCTCCAGCATGGAACTGCAGCTTTTCAGTACCACTGACAAGTTCATGCAGAAACTGGATGACAACGAGGCCCTGCTAGGTTCCTACCCTGTGGATGATGACTGCAAAATTCAC GTGATTGACCGCAGTGGAGCCCAGAGCGGAGAGTTCAGTGATCTATCTAAAGTGGAGAAATTTGAGATTCCAGATGAAGTCTATGAGAAGAGGACAG ATTCTGTAAGGTCATTCATGAAGAAGCAACGCGTTGGTCGCTTCAATGAAGAAGAGACGGCTAAAAAGGAGGCAGAGCTTGCAGCTCGTGAGGCCGAggaggaggctgctgctgctgccatcGGCGTCGGCAACCGATGCCAAGTACAGGTTGTTGGGCTACCCACCAAGATTGGCACCGTTATGTATGTTG GTACAGTAGATTTCAAGCCGGGTCATTGGGTGGGAGTGAAGTATGACGAGCCTCTTGGGAAACATGATGGCAG tGTGAAGGAGAAGCGATACTTTGAATGTGAGAACAAGTACGGTGCATTTGTCAGGCCCCTGACAGTGACCGTGGGGGACTTCCCAGAGGAAGACTACGGTCTGGATGAGATGTAG